The following coding sequences are from one Anaerohalosphaeraceae bacterium window:
- a CDS encoding C-GCAxxG-C-C family protein: MDRTEQAVCLFQKGYNCAQAILAVWCERFGLPQETAVKLAGGLGGGIGRNGETCGALTGAVLVLGLRYGTADPLDKNTKYDLYRRTRELMHRFKDHAGSLYCRQLLGFDMATPEGLAASQKPGAFDECPQFVRIAAELLDKMLE, encoded by the coding sequence ATGGACCGAACAGAACAGGCCGTCTGTTTATTCCAGAAAGGATACAACTGTGCTCAGGCGATTCTGGCCGTCTGGTGCGAACGGTTCGGGCTTCCGCAGGAAACCGCCGTTAAACTGGCCGGCGGATTGGGCGGCGGCATCGGACGAAACGGGGAAACCTGCGGCGCCCTCACCGGTGCCGTTCTGGTGCTCGGCCTGCGCTACGGCACAGCCGACCCTCTGGACAAGAACACCAAATACGACCTGTACCGCAGGACGCGGGAGCTGATGCATCGCTTCAAAGACCACGCCGGCTCGCTCTACTGCCGACAGCTGCTCGGCTTCGATATGGCCACTCCGGAAGGGCTGGCCGCCTCGCAGAAACCGGGCGCCTTTGACGAATGCCCTCAGTTTGTCCGCATCGCCGCGGAATTACTGGACAAAATGCTCGAATAA
- the hisD gene encoding histidinol dehydrogenase: protein MSGTLDSILLISGQPDFEAKSRRLLEEHSMRAFLEGKHSLAESVRQIVADVGRRGDAALCEYSERFDRVRLSPQEFRIPPKDLEKAHRQLPPDLLKSLRKAVRNVRKYQSEIFIGRKNRHLGIRYLPLERVAVCVPGASAPLPSTLIMTAVPAQVAGVKEIAVLSPPRWQGSIHPVILGLCRELDITEVYRLGGAHAVAALAFGTETIRKADKIVGPGHDVVQLAKKEVFGLVDIDSFAGPSDVLIVANRQANPDWVAADMLSQAEHNPGAGIVVTDSPDFARKVLAALEEQLPQLDRAEGTQRCLLESSGILVFPSMEAAIDWANEFAAEHVQVQCGRQSRAVARRLRNAGAVFVGPYSPVAVGDYWAGPSHTLPTRQTSRYFSALTSNDFVKSVSWIEYTEDQLRRSAEDIIRLAQTEGLDAHAKSIQKRLRKQPPKKG from the coding sequence GTGAGCGGAACACTGGACTCCATTCTGCTGATTTCCGGACAGCCTGACTTTGAGGCCAAAAGCCGACGCCTGCTGGAAGAACATTCGATGCGGGCCTTTCTGGAGGGAAAGCACAGCCTGGCCGAGTCTGTTCGTCAGATTGTCGCTGATGTCGGGCGGCGCGGGGATGCGGCCTTGTGCGAATACAGTGAACGGTTTGACCGAGTCCGCCTGTCGCCGCAGGAGTTTCGCATCCCGCCCAAAGACCTCGAAAAGGCGCATAGACAGCTGCCCCCCGACCTGCTGAAATCCCTCCGCAAGGCCGTCCGGAATGTCCGCAAATATCAGTCGGAGATTTTCATCGGACGAAAAAACCGCCACCTCGGCATCCGCTATCTTCCGTTGGAGCGGGTTGCCGTCTGTGTACCCGGCGCCAGCGCCCCCCTGCCGAGCACCCTGATTATGACCGCCGTGCCGGCACAGGTGGCGGGCGTCAAAGAAATTGCCGTCCTCTCCCCGCCCCGCTGGCAGGGAAGCATCCATCCGGTCATCCTCGGCCTGTGCCGGGAATTGGACATCACAGAGGTTTACCGGCTGGGCGGAGCCCATGCCGTTGCGGCGCTGGCCTTTGGGACTGAAACCATTCGCAAGGCCGATAAAATTGTCGGACCCGGCCACGATGTCGTCCAGCTGGCCAAAAAGGAGGTCTTCGGGCTGGTGGACATTGATTCCTTCGCCGGCCCCAGCGATGTGCTGATTGTCGCCAACCGCCAGGCCAATCCCGACTGGGTGGCCGCCGACATGCTCAGCCAGGCCGAACACAATCCCGGCGCCGGGATTGTTGTAACCGATTCACCGGATTTTGCCCGAAAAGTGCTCGCAGCCCTCGAAGAGCAGCTGCCTCAGCTGGACCGGGCGGAAGGCACACAGCGGTGTCTGCTCGAATCCAGCGGCATCCTCGTGTTCCCGTCGATGGAGGCGGCGATTGACTGGGCAAATGAATTCGCCGCCGAACATGTTCAGGTTCAGTGCGGCCGGCAAAGCCGTGCTGTCGCCCGCCGGCTCCGGAATGCCGGCGCTGTCTTTGTCGGCCCCTATTCGCCGGTGGCCGTCGGCGATTACTGGGCCGGACCCAGCCATACCCTGCCGACACGCCAGACCAGCCGATATTTCAGCGCCCTGACCAGCAACGATTTTGTCAAATCCGTCAGCTGGATTGAATACACAGAAGACCAGCTTCGCCGCAGCGCAGAGGATATCATCCGGCTGGCTCAGACGGAGGGGCTGGATGCCCATGCCAAAAGCATTCAGAAACGCCTGCGCAAACAGCCGCCAAAGAAAGGATAA
- a CDS encoding LOG family protein has product MNQKQRIITLFGTSRADEQDEVFRTAEQMGALLARSGYAVANGGYGGVMLASARGAASVGGRVIGVTCRAFKRSPNPYLTEEIPTDTLTERLASLIRLGSAYLVFAGGTGTLLELADVWEHKNKGFPGTDKPIILMGNFWQPLVQMMAQADPKSTRCLRTAETPSEALTILQQEGLR; this is encoded by the coding sequence ATGAACCAAAAACAGCGTATCATTACCTTGTTTGGAACCAGCCGGGCCGACGAACAGGACGAGGTCTTCCGCACCGCCGAGCAGATGGGGGCCCTGCTGGCCCGCAGCGGCTATGCGGTCGCCAACGGCGGCTACGGCGGCGTGATGCTGGCTTCCGCCCGCGGGGCGGCCTCTGTCGGCGGACGGGTCATCGGTGTAACCTGCCGCGCCTTCAAGCGAAGCCCGAATCCCTATCTGACCGAAGAAATTCCGACGGACACCCTTACGGAGCGGCTGGCTTCGCTGATTCGGCTCGGCAGTGCCTATCTGGTTTTCGCCGGCGGGACCGGCACCCTGCTCGAGTTGGCGGACGTCTGGGAACACAAAAACAAAGGGTTTCCGGGAACCGACAAGCCGATCATCCTGATGGGAAATTTCTGGCAGCCGCTGGTGCAGATGATGGCCCAGGCCGACCCCAAAAGCACCCGCTGCCTCCGAACCGCCGAAACCCCTTCAGAAGCCCTGACTATTCTTCAGCAAGAGGGACTCCGATGA
- a CDS encoding aconitate hydratase, with protein MSQTLTYKILQQHLVEGKLQPGEPIGIRIDQTLTQDATGTTVFLLFESMGLARVRTELSVSYVDHNTAQFGPENHNDHLYLQSIARKVGVYHSRPGNGICHQVHLERFGRPGATLLGSDSHTPTCGGLGMLAIGAGGLDVASAMGGGAFYLTCPKIIGVHLTGRLHDWVSSKDIILTLLSILSTKGNVDCVIEYFGPGVQTLTVPQRATVTNMGAELGVTTSIFPSDEMTEQFLAAQNRPQHYRPLAADPDAHYDRIIEINLSKLVPMAACPSSPDNVVPVEEIAGRKIHQVVIGSCTNSSYTDLMIAAEILKGRKIDPSVEFGIAPGSRQVLQMITRSGALADLLAAGARLLESACGPCIGQGFSPGDGTVTLRTFNRNFAGRTGTKGDQCYLVSPETAAASAIMGEITDPRSLKEMIGLRYPAVKPPKEYLIDDSMIDPPLPPEEAANAVVIRGPTIVVPESPRPLPETLTGQVLLKCGDKITTDHIMPAGAFLKYRSNVPEYSKYVFNSFNEEGKPTFAQRCLALKKQGLCGIVVAGESYGQGSSREHAALCPMYLGLRAVLAKSIERIHRANLINFAIVPIEFADPADYNRIQPDDMLEIPDLTGAIRSANEVEIRNRTQEFSFKGRLVLSHRDREILLAAGLLNYAKKKAMPS; from the coding sequence ATGAGTCAGACGCTCACCTACAAAATCTTGCAGCAGCATCTGGTTGAAGGAAAACTTCAGCCGGGTGAACCCATCGGCATCCGAATTGACCAAACTCTCACACAGGACGCCACGGGGACTACGGTCTTTTTGCTGTTTGAGTCCATGGGGCTTGCCCGTGTTCGGACAGAGCTGTCAGTCAGTTATGTGGACCACAATACGGCTCAGTTCGGACCCGAAAACCACAACGACCACCTCTACCTGCAAAGCATCGCCCGCAAAGTGGGAGTTTATCATTCCCGTCCCGGCAACGGCATCTGCCATCAGGTCCATCTCGAACGGTTCGGCAGACCGGGCGCAACCCTGCTGGGCAGCGATTCCCACACCCCCACCTGCGGCGGACTGGGAATGCTGGCCATCGGTGCCGGTGGGCTCGATGTCGCCTCCGCCATGGGCGGCGGGGCCTTTTATCTGACTTGTCCAAAGATCATCGGCGTGCATCTGACCGGACGGCTTCATGATTGGGTTTCCAGCAAGGACATTATCCTCACCCTGTTGAGCATTCTAAGCACAAAAGGAAACGTGGACTGCGTGATTGAATATTTCGGGCCCGGTGTGCAGACACTGACGGTCCCTCAGCGGGCTACCGTGACCAATATGGGTGCCGAACTGGGAGTGACAACCAGCATTTTCCCCAGCGACGAAATGACCGAACAGTTTCTGGCCGCCCAGAACCGGCCGCAGCACTATCGGCCGCTGGCCGCCGACCCGGATGCTCACTACGACCGCATTATTGAAATCAACCTATCCAAACTGGTTCCGATGGCGGCCTGCCCCTCCTCGCCGGATAATGTTGTACCCGTAGAGGAAATTGCCGGACGGAAAATCCATCAGGTCGTCATCGGCAGCTGCACCAACTCCAGCTATACGGATTTGATGATTGCCGCCGAAATCCTCAAAGGGCGGAAAATTGACCCGTCCGTTGAGTTCGGCATCGCCCCCGGCAGCCGTCAGGTGCTTCAGATGATTACGCGCAGCGGGGCCCTGGCCGACCTGCTGGCCGCCGGCGCACGCCTTTTGGAAAGCGCCTGCGGCCCCTGCATCGGGCAGGGCTTTTCTCCGGGCGACGGCACCGTCACCCTGCGAACCTTCAACCGCAATTTCGCCGGACGAACCGGAACAAAGGGCGACCAGTGTTATCTGGTCAGCCCTGAAACGGCGGCGGCCTCGGCCATCATGGGGGAAATTACCGACCCGCGCAGTCTCAAAGAGATGATTGGGCTGCGGTATCCGGCCGTCAAACCCCCGAAGGAATATCTGATTGACGACAGCATGATTGACCCGCCTCTGCCGCCGGAGGAAGCGGCAAACGCCGTAGTCATCCGCGGACCTACAATTGTTGTCCCCGAATCGCCCAGGCCCCTGCCCGAAACGCTGACCGGACAGGTTCTTCTCAAGTGCGGAGATAAAATCACAACCGACCACATTATGCCGGCCGGCGCCTTCCTGAAATACCGGTCGAATGTGCCGGAATATTCCAAGTACGTCTTCAACAGTTTCAATGAGGAAGGCAAGCCAACCTTTGCCCAGCGCTGTCTGGCCCTGAAAAAGCAGGGCCTGTGCGGCATTGTCGTCGCCGGCGAAAGTTACGGTCAGGGCTCCAGCCGCGAGCACGCGGCACTGTGCCCGATGTATCTGGGACTGCGGGCGGTTTTGGCCAAATCCATCGAACGCATTCACCGGGCCAACCTGATTAATTTCGCCATCGTGCCGATTGAGTTCGCCGACCCGGCGGATTACAACCGAATCCAGCCGGACGATATGCTCGAAATCCCGGATCTGACCGGGGCAATCCGCAGTGCCAATGAGGTGGAAATCCGCAACCGTACACAGGAATTTTCCTTCAAAGGCCGCCTGGTCCTCTCTCACCGGGACCGGGAAATCCTGCTGGCTGCCGGTCTGCTCAACTATGCCAAGAAGAAGGCCATGCCGTCATGA
- a CDS encoding LemA family protein, with translation MCFLLFGLPAFLLLMFVIGGYNSLISKRNQIRNIFGTMDAMLKKRWDLVPNLVAAVKGYAEHERQLFEKVSELRAQAMKETLSTEQKVNLDNLMTQLVSVVRVVAERYPDLKASENFLHLQRTLNELEEQISAARRAFNAAVTDYNNAVEMFPTNLLAALFGFRCQELFQIEASERAVPKASFGQT, from the coding sequence ATGTGTTTCTTGCTTTTTGGGCTGCCTGCGTTTTTGCTGCTGATGTTTGTAATTGGGGGATACAATTCCCTGATTTCCAAACGCAACCAAATCCGCAATATCTTCGGGACGATGGATGCGATGCTCAAAAAGCGGTGGGACCTCGTGCCGAACCTTGTTGCGGCGGTCAAGGGGTATGCCGAACACGAACGGCAGCTGTTCGAGAAAGTCAGCGAGCTGCGGGCACAGGCAATGAAAGAGACTCTTTCGACGGAGCAGAAGGTAAACCTCGACAACCTGATGACGCAGCTGGTCAGCGTCGTTCGCGTTGTTGCGGAACGGTATCCGGACCTGAAGGCCTCGGAGAATTTTCTGCATCTGCAGCGGACGCTGAATGAGCTGGAAGAGCAGATTTCGGCGGCACGGCGTGCGTTTAATGCCGCTGTGACCGATTACAACAATGCTGTGGAGATGTTTCCAACGAATCTGCTGGCAGCCCTGTTCGGCTTTAGGTGTCAGGAACTTTTTCAAATCGAGGCATCTGAGCGGGCGGTTCCGAAGGCCTCATTCGGTCAAACGTAA